The sequence CCGAACAGGACGATTGCGGGACCGTTCGGGTGGTACGCGATCCCGGCGTCCGAGCGAGCAGGAGGAGCGACTTCGCTCGTGACGTTCGTCCACGTGTTCGCGGACGCGTCGTACACCCAGGTGTCGTCCAACCTCGGGCCGGAGTCTTCGGGGATTCGGAATGCGCATGAGAAGAGGAGACCGCCGAAAAGGACGACCCGATGGGTCATGGGATCGTACGCCATGGCGTGCCCGGTGCGGGGCGACGGTGAGTCGCGCGGCGTGACGTTCGCCCATGTGTTCGCCAGCGGGTCGTACGCCCATGTGTCGTCCGCGGCGGAGATGCAATGGTCCTCGAATATCCGGATCCCTCCATGCAGGATCACCTTCTTCGAATCAGGATCGTACACCATCGACGCCCCGACCCGCATCGGCGGAATAGGGGAGGGCGGACCAAGTCGGGTCCAGTTGTTCCGCGCTGAGTTGTACAACCACGTGTCGTTGAGGAACGGCGAGCCGCGCGTACCGCCCAGGAGCAGGGTCCCGCCGAGTTCGGGGACGTACGCGATCGCGGCTCCCCAGCCGGCCACGGGCCCGTGCGGCGGGGTGACGTTGGTCCAGTACCCGGCGCTGCTGAGCCGAGGACCAGGCCCGGCGCCATTCACGGAGGACGCGGTGCTCCAGCCGCCAAGCTCCGAGGTGCCGCTAGTGGCCCGTGGAGCGGGCAACGGTGCGGCCGCTGCCAGTAGGAACACGATTAGGACGAACGGCGGCAGGTGCCTGAGCGTGGTTTCCACCGGCCCGACAACTCATCACTTCCCGGTTATTTGGGTCCTTCGTGTGCGCGGACGTCCGTCGGTGCACGGGCACACCGCCTATCGCTCGCTACGCTTGGGCTTGAAGCCACCGCTCCGCGTCGAGCGCCGCCATGCACCCGAACCCGGCGGCTGTCACGGCTTGGCGGTAGCGGAAATCATGGACGTCGCCCGCGGCGAAGACGCCGGCTGCGGAGGTTGCCGTCGAGAATCCATCGTGCGGTTGAAGGGCCACGTAGCCTCGTTCCATCTGGAGCTGTCCCTGAAAGACCTGGGTTGCGGGCGTATGGCCGATCGCGAGGAACAAGCCTTGCACCTT is a genomic window of Thermoplasmata archaeon containing:
- a CDS encoding kelch repeat-containing protein, which encodes METTLRHLPPFVLIVFLLAAAAPLPAPRATSGTSELGGWSTASSVNGAGPGPRLSSAGYWTNVTPPHGPVAGWGAAIAYVPELGGTLLLGGTRGSPFLNDTWLYNSARNNWTRLGPPSPIPPMRVGASMVYDPDSKKVILHGGIRIFEDHCISAADDTWAYDPLANTWANVTPRDSPSPRTGHAMAYDPMTHRVVLFGGLLFSCAFRIPEDSGPRLDDTWVYDASANTWTNVTSEVAPPARSDAGIAYHPNGPAIVLFGGAPVDQGYPGSWVLGDTWSLDPRTYAWKDVHPASPPTARSGLRMEYDAEARAVVMYGGCGDGSCDRDTWWYDARDVTWMRMPSADSPDFSYTTTLGSSPGALAYDPRGVVVAYGNSETWEYHAVRGIDPLIVRAFARTTNAAQPGTVSFTSSITGGVPPYRYAWAFGDGATSSDANPVHTYSAPGGYRVAFVVTDAADASATFSLVVSVVSVPGLAATGGGVPYAVALAAAIAVGGGGFAVWWWTRGARARARRP